One stretch of Pseudomonas fluorescens Q2-87 DNA includes these proteins:
- a CDS encoding class I SAM-dependent methyltransferase encodes MSEQPAACRIHVEALAPAFQPQAEQWAERLGLPLQVDDGEFALQVGEQGLQLQQLGPDAPGPVRVDFVEGGAAHRRLYGGGSGQMIAKAVGVAQGVRPRVLDATAGLGKDAFVLASLGCEMSLIERQPLIGALLEDGLARGAEDFDVAPIVARMRLLKGNSIDVMRNWEGEPPQVIYLDPMFPHREKTALVKKEMRLFRPLVGDDPDAPALLAAALALATHRVVVKRPRKAPCIEGPKPSHGLDGKSSRYDIYPKKALKP; translated from the coding sequence ATGAGTGAGCAACCTGCGGCTTGCCGCATCCATGTCGAGGCCCTGGCCCCGGCCTTCCAGCCCCAGGCCGAGCAGTGGGCCGAGCGCCTTGGCTTGCCCTTGCAAGTGGACGATGGCGAATTTGCCTTGCAGGTCGGCGAGCAGGGGCTGCAATTGCAGCAACTCGGGCCGGACGCGCCAGGCCCGGTGCGGGTGGACTTCGTCGAGGGCGGTGCGGCCCATCGTCGATTGTACGGTGGCGGCAGTGGCCAAATGATCGCCAAGGCGGTGGGTGTCGCCCAAGGCGTGCGTCCACGGGTGTTGGACGCCACGGCCGGGTTGGGCAAGGATGCATTCGTACTCGCCAGTCTGGGTTGTGAAATGAGCCTGATCGAACGCCAGCCGCTGATCGGCGCGCTGTTGGAGGATGGCCTGGCCCGCGGGGCGGAGGATTTCGATGTCGCACCGATCGTGGCCCGCATGCGTTTGCTCAAGGGCAATTCCATCGACGTGATGCGCAACTGGGAAGGTGAGCCGCCCCAAGTGATCTACCTGGACCCGATGTTCCCCCATCGTGAGAAAACCGCTCTGGTGAAGAAGGAAATGCGCCTGTTCCGTCCGCTGGTAGGCGATGACCCGGACGCCCCGGCGCTACTCGCCGCCGCCCTGGCCCTGGCGACTCACCGGGTGGTGGTCAAGCGCCCGCGCAAGGCTCCTTGCATCGAAGGGCCCAAGCCCAGTCATGGGCTCGATGGCAAATCCAGTCGCTACGATATCTATCCCAAGAAAGCGCTCAAGCCCTGA
- a CDS encoding extensin family protein, giving the protein MRFLKGLAVLVSIMGLAVFSVWRGWLSLPPQWNPWAPLDVNVPPNLLTRYKLMALRNDPQLCDQALATSGLRTARQADSSPEADCPLNNAVRVQGGEVALSSSFLASCPLAVAFALFERHALQPAAAAVYGQKVTRVDHLGSFACRNMYGRETGARSQHATASALDIAGFRLADGRTISVLRDWPKDNADARFLRQARDGACDMFSVVLSPDYNAAHRNHFHLDVGPWWICR; this is encoded by the coding sequence GTGCGGTTTTTGAAAGGTTTGGCGGTCCTGGTGTCAATCATGGGCCTGGCGGTGTTTAGTGTGTGGCGCGGCTGGCTGTCGCTGCCACCCCAGTGGAACCCTTGGGCGCCCCTGGACGTTAACGTTCCTCCGAACCTGCTGACCCGCTACAAGCTGATGGCCTTGCGCAACGACCCGCAGCTGTGCGATCAGGCCCTCGCCACCTCGGGGCTTCGGACCGCTCGCCAGGCGGACAGCAGCCCCGAGGCCGATTGCCCGCTGAACAATGCAGTGAGGGTGCAGGGCGGTGAAGTGGCGCTCAGCAGCAGTTTCCTCGCCAGTTGCCCACTGGCCGTGGCGTTCGCGCTGTTCGAGCGTCATGCGCTACAGCCGGCGGCAGCGGCGGTCTATGGCCAGAAAGTCACGCGGGTCGATCACCTCGGCAGTTTCGCCTGTCGCAACATGTACGGTCGTGAGACCGGGGCACGCAGCCAGCACGCCACGGCCAGCGCACTGGATATCGCCGGCTTTCGCCTGGCTGACGGCCGCACGATCAGCGTCCTCAGGGACTGGCCCAAGGACAATGCCGATGCGCGCTTTCTACGGCAGGCCCGCGACGGTGCCTGTGACATGTTCAGTGTGGTCTTGAGCCCGGATTACAACGCGGCGCACCGCAACCATTTTCATCTGGATGTGGGGCCCTGGTGGATCTGTCGTTGA